In Plasmodium relictum strain SGS1 genome assembly, chromosome: 4, a single window of DNA contains:
- a CDS encoding zinc finger protein, putative yields MNTFLNNGNYRNRTLNVSKCLNINYEVNSIQHSSSIFCPICNKPFNSKIRINPCYHIICNKCYYLSVLQQNCLICNSYINDVDYIFIKDKIYICPFNDCKKGYLNEKSFNYHIYFKHKFLKEKKKISEKSSSSSISDVQNTKEISPKKELCKNNFFNYGKNNQTKEDNKYTSIGENEKELIYEYNKNDMNHEFLKINNINKNSDANYTDSSKVSPFSDIKKQNPVQENTFNINNLIINNKSLDNNNLSNKNIINNNNSSKFCNSMQIPDKWSYTNVPFKSDYNNFNFSYNENSSINQNSQNKKNSQDDDYDNLEDLM; encoded by the coding sequence atgaatacatttttaaataatggcAATTACAGAAATAGAACATTAAATGTATCAAAatgtttaaatataaattatgaagTAAATTCAATCCAACACTCTTCTTCTATTTTCTGCCCAATATGCAATAAGCCCTTTAATTCGAAAATCCGAATTAATCCTTGTTATCATATAATTTGTAATAAATGCTATTATTTAAGTGTACTTCAACAAAATTGTTTAATTTGCAATAGCTACATAAATGATGttgattatatatttataaaagataaaatttatatatgtccTTTTAATGATTGTAAAAAAGGTTATTTGAATGAAAAAAGTTTTAACTATCATATCTATTTTAAGCATaagtttttaaaagaaaagaaaaaaattagtgAAAAAAGTAGTAGCAGTAGTATTAGTGATGTGCAAAATACAAAAGAAATATCTCCCAAAAAAGAATTGTgtaaaaataacttttttaattatggAAAAAACAATCAAACTAAAGAAGATAATAAATATACTAGTATAggagaaaatgaaaaagaattaatttatgaatataataaaaatgatatgaatcatgaatttttaaaaataaataatataaataaaaattcagaTGCAAATTATACTGATTCTAGTAAAGTATCACCTTTTtctgatataaaaaaacaaaatccAGTACAAGAAAATACATTTAACATAaacaatttaattattaataataaatcacttgataataataatttaagcaataaaaatataataaataataataatagttctAAATTTTGTAATTCTATGCAAATTCCTGATAAATGGAGTTATACAAATGTTCCTTTTAAATcagattataataattttaatttttcatataatgaAAACTCATCAATTAATCAAAATAgccaaaataaaaaaaacagtcAAGATGATGATTACGACAACTTAGAAGATTTAATGTAA
- a CDS encoding mitochondrial ribosomal protein L29/L47 precursor, putative: MLFSKLNKKVNFTPKRGIEELWKNSFLDNISMKKKIEYSKTGDAWPCVLLRKKSFDDLHKLYYICLKEKNKLLGEQFFNFQNNTKMINHGRLKKVKLTMKRILTVLSRRAIHEQCLRAKEILKKQKEREIYETQKFQLEEQLLYLKHKLNILKNNSSLEKNSLKLSISKIENKIEQLNIILNPLRKETMHLLIPNFKYQRKYSDLPGFISWKKQNIIALRNNMSNLYRFY; the protein is encoded by the coding sequence atgctTTTTTCAAAACTGAATAAAAAAGTGAATTTTACTCCTAAAAGAGGAATAGAAGAATTATGGAAAAACAGTTTTTTAGATAATATCagtatgaaaaaaaaaatagaatatagTAAAACAGGTGATGCTTGGCCTTGTGTTTTgttgagaaaaaaaagtttcgATGATTTACATAAATTGTACTATATATgcttaaaagaaaaaaataaattattggGAGAAcagttttttaattttcagaataatacaaaaatgataaatcatggaagattaaaaaaagtcAAATTAACTATGAAAAGAATTTTAACTGTATTATCAAGACGAGCTATACATGAACAATGTTTAAGAGccaaagaaattttaaaaaaacagaaAGAAAGAGAAATTTATGAAACACAAAAATTTCAACTAGAAGaacaattattatatttgaaACATAaactaaatattttaaaaaataattcttctttagaaaaaaattcattaaaattatctataagtaaaatagaaaataaaattgagcAACTAAATATTATTCTTAATCCATTAAGAAAAGAGACAATGCACTTATTAATACCTAACTTTAAATATCAAAGAAAATATTCCGATTTACCAGGTTTTATTTCTTGGAAGAAGCAAAATATTATTGCTCTTAGAAATAATATGAGCAATTTATATAGATTTTATTGA
- a CDS encoding inorganic pyrophosphatase, putative, with product MKSMLINVDNKKILNKENKDDYYLETNNELKVSLNFHNNNIISNIFSNLSLFEKINNIFTIENKTYMLKYCNNLNEDDFNISYFQKIDEKFIPISPWHNFNLMNEDGTYNMIVEITKYNYIKLEIKLTEKYNVIKQDKKKGKLRYYHNSIYWNYGALPQTYEYPKHIYNYKTKDNQQIFFTGDDDPLDIIDIGKNNLKMGEVVPVKILGAFTLIDEGQLDWKIIAINKYDKNFDNINSLDDIETYYPYTMNLLLEWFRSYKMAESKKLNIICKELYSKKESENLIKKMHEYYLEFLKDVKLGSNKNNANLNEHSNNDNINTNECKHNDFSNKIHDDSLYNNLLHDVHVSYYKANPSYKPNEDIWVP from the exons ATGAAGAGTATGTTAATAAACGTagataataagaaaatattaaataaggaaaataaaGATGATTACTATTTGGAAacaaataatgaattaaaggTTAGcttaaattttcataataataacataatTTCGAATATTTTCTCAAATTTAagtttatttgaaaaaataaataacatttttactattgaaaataaaacgtatatgttaaaatattgtaataatttaaatgaggatgattttaatatttcatattttcaaaaaatagatgaaaaatttattccTATATCACCATGGCATAACTTCAATTTAATGAATGAAGATGGTACATATAATATGATTGTTGaaataactaaatataattacattaaattagaaataaaattaacagaaaaatataatgttattaaacaagataaaaaaaaaggaaaattaagATATTATCATAATTCAATTTACTGGAATTATGGTGCTTTACCACAGACCTATGAATACCCCAAAcacatttataattataaaacaaaagATAATCAACAAATTTTCTTTACTGGAGATGATGATCCATTGGATATAATAGATATTGGAAAGAATAACTTAAAAATGGGTGAAGTTGTTCCTGTTAAG ATTTTAGGAGCCTTCACTTTAATTGATGAGGGACAACTTGACTGGAAAATAATTGCAATTAAT aaatatgacaaaaattttgataatattAACAGCCTAGATGATATAGAAACATATTACCCTTACACCATGAATTTATTGTTAGAGTGGTTTCGTTCTTATAAAATGGCAGagtcaaaaaaattaaatattatatgtaaagaattatatagcaaaaaagaaagtgaaaatttaataaaaaaaatgcatgaatattatttagaatttttaaaGGATGTAAAACTCGGTTCTAACAAAAACAATGCAAATTTAAATGAACAtagtaataatgataatataaatacaaaTGAGTGCAAACATAATGATTTTTCAAATAAGATACATGACGATTCTCTATATAATAACTTATTACATGATGTTCACGTTTCTTATTATAAAGCAAATCCATCTTATAAACCAAATGAAGACATTTGGGTACCTTAG
- the MA gene encoding microneme associated antigen, putative, which yields MHDYFVKNKFNLLNSSLFNNIYRRESKYFKEDDKNDRKKINFDKEVNEKMNKNEEIERMKKDFHEQLIYSYYNNFNEKDVEGTKGKNNDMKNIYDYNNKNKKSILNYKGINQESEEICLKNKEAKEDILYNEFKKLKNDVLVLQMMNVNLQKQLLSNHLMNSSKVIPQNIIINNKTEVASNAISQIQDNKKRKGFLYLLFKKILSSRFNQMLFVSSIFISFFLINKHWQRALKVSQLEKRINSNILLRSVRLFEETLGIRKLNYI from the coding sequence ATGCATgattattttgtaaaaaataaatttaatttattaaacagtagtttgtttaataatatttatagaaGAGAatctaaatattttaaagaggacgataaaaatgatagaaaaaaaattaattttgatAAAGAAGTAAAcgaaaaaatgaataaaaatgaagaaattgaAAGGATGAAAAAGGATTTTCATGAGCAACtaatttattcttattacaacaattttaatgaaaaagatgTAGAAGGCACAAAAggtaaaaataatgatatgaagaatatatatgattataataataaaaataagaaaagtatattaaattataaaggtATCAATCAAGAAAGTGAAGAaatatgtttaaaaaataaagaagcaaaagaagatattctttataatgaattcaaaaaattaaaaaacgaTGTTTTAGTTTTGCAAATGATGAATGTAAATCTACAAAAACAATTATTATCTAATCATTTAATGAATTCATCAAAAGTTATACCTcagaatattattattaataataaaacagAAGTTGCTTCTAATGCTATTAGTCAAATtcaagataataaaaaaagaaaaggctttctttatcttttatttaaaaaaattttaagtagTCGTTTTAATCAAATGCTTTTTGTGTcatcaatttttatttctttttttttaattaataaacatTGGCAGAGAGCATTAAAAGTTTCTCAACtagaaaaaagaataaattcaAATATTCTCTTGAGGAGTGTTAGACTATTTGAAGAAACCTTAGGAATAAGGAAATTAAACtacatataa
- a CDS encoding mitochondrial ribosomal protein L27 precursor, putative, translating to MITLFPISKIFNKINEKQCFNNFNLLNKRSILMSNVGLRCISTSMNNINLIIKKNIFKNNINKFNLTDKKSVFINNIRCCYINTNINKYMQNDKDKYFFKIFKRNKMVKTSSYRRKSRSSPNGQGQKAKIGIKRLSGEYVKTGQMLVKQRKIIAFNYEKKTRKRNFKYYPGENVKVSKNTSLIALTNGRVKYTFHVIQNILIVNILPEELEELKEEDLYRYRTEHVKSFEENRSLIYLRMKNVITFPKFKKTQYIKPPLKPQFLTKYDIYDNPTLQKVPILYHKKK from the coding sequence atgataactTTGTTTCCGAtatcaaaaatttttaataaaataaatgaaaaacaatgttttaacaattttaatttattaaataaaagaagtaTACTTATGAGTAATGTAGGACTACGTTGTATAAGTACAAGtatgaataatattaatttaataattaaaaagaatatttttaagaataatatcaataaatttaatttgacagataaaaaaagtgtatttataaataatataagatgttgttatataaatacaaatatcaataaatatatgcaaaatgataaagataaatatttttttaaaatattcaaaagaaataaaatggTAAAAACTAGTTCCTATAGAAGAAAAAGTAGAAGTTCTCCAAATGGCCAGGGGCAAAAGGCAAAAATCGGAATAAAGAGACTAAGTGGTGAATATGTAAAAACAGGACAGATGCTGGtaaaacaaagaaaaattatagcatttaattatgaaaaaaaaacaagaaaaagaaatttcaAATATTATCCTGGTGAAAATGTAAAAGTTTCAAAAAATACGAGCTTAATTGCTTTAACAAATGGAAGAGTTAAATACACTTTTCATGTtatacaaaatattttaattgttAATATACTACCAGAAGAGTtagaagaattaaaagaagaagatTTATATAGATACAGAACAGAACATGTAAAATCATTTGAAGAAAACAGAAgcttaatttatttaaggatgaaaaatgttattacatttccaaaatttaaaaaaactcAGTATATTAAACCACCATTAAAACCTCAATTTCTAACAAAATATGATATTTATGATAATCCCACTCTCCAAAAAGTACCTATTctatatcataaaaaaaaataa